A single region of the Sorghum bicolor cultivar BTx623 chromosome 9, Sorghum_bicolor_NCBIv3, whole genome shotgun sequence genome encodes:
- the LOC8064738 gene encoding PLASMODESMATA CALLOSE-BINDING PROTEIN 2 has protein sequence MALRPVHGLASLLVLLSCHCHGGRSEQGAEVPRLEHDVTSPLATVPVVNPTATPVAMPTATPTPSLATGGGGSWCVASPSASATALQVALDYACGQGGADCSPIQQGGSCFSPDTVRDHASYAFNSYYQKNPVQTSCDFAGTAVLTTTNPSTSTCQYPATSTGGSVLNTSTPLTPTYGSPPGYGSSPPAGYGNSPPLYGNMSPPNYGDNISAAVRALQPGRRTTTAAVSLATTCLLTAALSLTTVSG, from the exons ATGGCTCTGAGGCCAGTCCATGGCTTGGCGTCTCTTCTTGTCCTCCTCTCCTGCCACTGTCATG GTGGAAGAAGCGAGCAGGGTGCAGAGGTGCCGAGGCTGGAGCACGACGTGACGTCGCCCCTGGCCACGGTCCCGGTGGTGAACCCGACGGCGACGCCCGTGGCGATGCCCAccgcgacgccgacgccgtctctggccaccggcggcggcggtagcTGGTGCGTGGCGAGCCCCAGCGCGAGCGCGACGGCGCTCCAGGTGGCGCTGGACTACGCGTGCGGGCAGGGCGGCGCGGACTGCTCGCCCATCCAGCAGGGCGGGAGCTGCTTCAGCCCGGACACCGTCCGCGACCACGCGTCCTACGCCTTCAACAGCTACTACCAGAAGAACCCCGTGCAGACCAGCTGCGACTTCGCCGGCACCGCCGTCCTCACCACCACCAACCCAA GTACTTCTACGTGTCAGTATCCAGCAACGAG CACCGGTGGATCGGTCCTAAACACGTCGACTCCGCTGACACCAACGTACGGATCTCCGCCCGGGTACGGGAGCTCTCCACCGGCCGGATACGGCAACTCCCCTCCGCTGTACGGGAACATGTCGCCGCCGAACTATGGCGACAACATCAGCGCCGCCGTGAGGGCACTGCAGCCCGGCCggaggacgacgacggccgCCGTGTCGCTGGCGACGACGTGCCTCCTGACCGCAGCACTGTCACTGACGACGGTGAGCGGCTGA